One Methylohalobius crimeensis 10Ki DNA segment encodes these proteins:
- a CDS encoding HvfC/BufC N-terminal domain-containing protein codes for MTIQTEFAAALLDPERLCPEGWIAWNGSDAEKRLAVYRNNVVASLIDALADTFPVTCELVSEAFFRAMAHSFVEAEPPRSPILAEYGHRFPDFIQCFPQACIVPYLADVARLEWLYLTAYHAADAEPLDRARFLRALTRTEDLPAARLRLHPSAGILRSSHAAHSLWAAHRGEIDLTAVDPYRPEDVLVVRPRLQVRVFPLRPGAARFLDRISADIPFGESVSATVEAHPEFDLTGVLSDLIGANALIALDLDEESSA; via the coding sequence ATGACGATCCAAACCGAATTCGCCGCCGCCCTGCTCGACCCCGAGCGGCTTTGTCCGGAAGGATGGATCGCCTGGAACGGCTCGGATGCGGAAAAGCGCCTGGCGGTCTATCGCAACAACGTGGTCGCCTCCTTGATCGATGCGCTGGCGGATACGTTTCCGGTGACCTGCGAGTTGGTGAGCGAGGCATTCTTTCGCGCCATGGCCCACAGCTTCGTCGAGGCAGAACCGCCTCGATCTCCCATTCTGGCGGAATACGGCCATCGATTCCCGGATTTTATCCAATGCTTTCCGCAAGCTTGTATCGTCCCCTACCTGGCCGACGTGGCGCGGCTGGAGTGGCTGTATCTGACCGCCTATCACGCAGCCGATGCCGAGCCTCTGGACAGAGCGCGCTTCCTACGAGCGCTGACCCGTACCGAGGATTTGCCCGCCGCCCGCCTCCGCCTGCACCCTTCGGCGGGCATCTTGCGCTCTTCCCATGCCGCCCACTCGCTCTGGGCGGCCCACCGGGGAGAGATCGATTTGACCGCGGTCGATCCCTATCGTCCCGAGGACGTGCTCGTCGTCCGTCCCCGGTTGCAAGTTCGGGTCTTTCCCCTGCGTCCCGGCGCCGCCCGGTTTTTGGATCGGATCAGCGCCGACATACCGTTCGGCGAGAGTGTGTCGGCCACGGTCGAGGCCCATCCGGAATTCGACCTGACCGGCGTGCTCTCCGATCTGATCGGCGCAAACGCATTGATTGCATTGGACCTTGACGAGGAAAGCTCCGCATGA
- a CDS encoding transaldolase family protein produces MNALKALNRHGQSFWLDSLDDEFSRRSGWKSIIQWNDYRGLISRPPVFGKAFFPPPEYCHLIYRLRDEGRDPESIYEHLAIREIRAAAGRMRSVYASTQGQDGYVSWEVSPHLAYDTYGLLMEARRLWRTVGRDNLMIRIPATDEGIAAIPLLIAEGIHVHATLIFSHQAYRRVAQAYLSGLEDLLARGGDPSKVAAVASFCLNRIDAEVDVRLTALEMQSRCSDEAESAKSLHGQMAIASAKLTYQSFLEIHDEQRWSELSQRWRALKGLGAKPLRLLWSGTEVKNPEYDTLKYVEALIARDTVSVMSPATARVFRRRGRVVPTLEKGVEEAQAAVAQLKELGLSWEGLAGSLLADGVFAFQKDFDQSLDGIERRSRVAA; encoded by the coding sequence ATGAATGCATTGAAAGCTCTAAACCGTCATGGCCAATCGTTTTGGCTCGATTCGCTGGACGACGAATTTTCGAGGAGAAGCGGATGGAAATCGATCATCCAGTGGAACGATTATCGAGGACTGATTTCCCGGCCGCCCGTCTTCGGAAAAGCTTTTTTTCCACCACCCGAATACTGTCATCTGATCTACCGCCTACGAGATGAAGGGCGGGACCCCGAGTCGATATACGAGCATCTGGCAATCCGCGAAATTCGCGCCGCCGCCGGAAGGATGCGGTCGGTTTACGCTTCAACCCAGGGGCAAGATGGTTATGTTTCCTGGGAGGTTTCACCCCATTTGGCCTACGACACCTATGGCCTGCTAATGGAGGCGAGACGGCTGTGGCGGACGGTCGGCCGCGACAATCTGATGATCAGGATTCCGGCCACGGATGAGGGGATCGCGGCGATTCCTCTGCTGATCGCGGAAGGCATCCATGTCCACGCGACGCTGATTTTCTCGCACCAAGCTTATCGGCGGGTGGCCCAAGCTTATCTTTCCGGCCTGGAGGATCTGCTGGCGCGCGGGGGCGATCCGAGTAAAGTGGCCGCAGTGGCCAGTTTTTGCCTGAACCGCATCGATGCGGAGGTGGATGTCCGGCTGACTGCGCTCGAGATGCAGTCACGCTGCAGCGATGAGGCGGAATCGGCAAAAAGCCTCCACGGCCAAATGGCCATCGCGAGCGCCAAGTTGACTTATCAGAGTTTCCTGGAAATCCACGACGAGCAGCGTTGGAGCGAGCTTAGCCAGCGCTGGCGGGCCCTCAAGGGCTTGGGCGCCAAACCCCTGCGGCTGCTTTGGTCCGGCACCGAAGTGAAAAACCCGGAATACGACACGCTGAAATATGTGGAGGCATTGATCGCCCGTGATACGGTGAGCGTCATGTCTCCCGCGACGGCGAGGGTTTTCCGGCGCCGGGGGCGAGTGGTGCCGACCTTGGAGAAGGGCGTTGAAGAAGCGCAAGCAGCGGTGGCGCAACTGAAGGAACTGGGGCTTTCCTGGGAAGGGCTTGCCGGGTCCTTGCTCGCCGACGGAGTGTTCGCATTCCAGAAAGACTTCGACCAGTCGCTGGATGGAATCGAGCGGCGGTCCCGGGTCGCGGCGTAA
- a CDS encoding glycoside hydrolase family 15 protein: MQSYVPLRDYALIGDCHGAALVSREGSVDWCALGRFDADPVFCRILDAAKGGFLEVMPANAFETERRYVGRTNILQTTFTTDTGRIALTDFMPLGRKPGAGVHDYVSLNAPFRLVRLVEGVEGTVRLRIRYRPSLEFARRSARLSQTDGGIACPDGPYLHTDLNDHLSVADDLAAGEVQLSAGTRYYLVVSSDPTPTAVSRPDLERLLAVTRAFWEEWSDYCRYDGPYRESVVRSALVLKMLTYAPTGAIVAAPTTSLPEQVGGVRNWDYRYCWLRDAAFTLHALARLGYSGEARRFSDFLKRSCRASAPALRIGYGICSETEIQEYCLDHLEGYRHSRPVRVGNAAFGQEQLDVHGEVMDWALVYRTLGGKVGPPERRLLQSMVDYVTDRWNEPDQGIWEMRGPPRHHVYGKIMAWVAVDRALRLFGPAKEWVRLRDRIYRMVLEYGVDGRSGHLKLAFADAGADAALLMIPKLDFPLPDRILEATVDAVENQLKHGDYVYRYRNDDGLSGKEGAFLMCSFWLVDALLFLGRETQARALYERLLRCGNDLGLYSEEIEPDTEELLGNFPQAFTHLALIESAAHLDLYARGGAAALRGTQADRARLDVEATAGLKALWAAFKKTRRVGRLRSSRASILSETHAKCGDKPQIESDLKP; the protein is encoded by the coding sequence ATCCAATCCTATGTCCCGCTTCGTGACTATGCCTTGATCGGCGATTGCCACGGCGCCGCGCTGGTCTCGCGCGAAGGCAGCGTGGACTGGTGCGCCCTCGGTCGCTTCGATGCCGATCCGGTTTTCTGCCGGATTCTGGACGCCGCAAAGGGAGGTTTTCTGGAGGTGATGCCCGCCAACGCCTTTGAGACCGAGCGACGCTACGTGGGGCGTACCAATATCCTGCAAACCACCTTCACCACCGACACCGGGCGCATTGCCCTCACCGATTTCATGCCCCTGGGCCGAAAACCGGGGGCCGGCGTCCACGATTACGTATCGCTCAACGCTCCGTTCCGGCTGGTCCGCCTCGTCGAGGGCGTGGAGGGTACCGTTCGCCTGCGGATACGCTACCGCCCGAGCCTTGAATTCGCCCGGCGGTCGGCCCGCTTGAGCCAAACCGACGGCGGCATCGCTTGTCCGGATGGGCCGTATCTTCACACCGACCTGAACGATCACCTCTCCGTGGCGGACGATCTCGCCGCGGGAGAAGTCCAGCTTTCCGCCGGAACTCGATATTATCTGGTGGTTTCTTCCGATCCCACGCCGACGGCGGTGTCGCGTCCGGATCTGGAGCGACTACTGGCGGTCACCCGCGCCTTCTGGGAGGAATGGTCGGATTACTGCCGCTACGACGGCCCTTATCGCGAATCGGTGGTGCGCAGCGCCCTGGTACTGAAGATGCTTACCTACGCGCCCACCGGCGCCATCGTGGCCGCGCCCACCACTTCCCTGCCCGAGCAAGTCGGCGGCGTGCGCAACTGGGATTACCGCTATTGCTGGCTGCGCGACGCCGCCTTCACCCTGCACGCCCTCGCCCGTCTGGGATACAGCGGCGAGGCACGGCGCTTCAGCGATTTTCTCAAGCGAAGCTGCCGGGCCAGCGCCCCGGCACTACGCATCGGCTACGGCATTTGCTCGGAGACCGAGATCCAGGAATACTGCCTCGACCACCTGGAAGGTTACCGCCACAGCCGTCCGGTCCGGGTGGGCAACGCGGCGTTCGGCCAGGAGCAATTGGACGTCCACGGAGAGGTCATGGACTGGGCGCTGGTCTACCGGACCCTGGGCGGCAAAGTGGGCCCGCCGGAAAGGCGCCTGTTGCAGTCGATGGTCGATTATGTGACCGACCGCTGGAACGAGCCCGACCAGGGGATTTGGGAAATGCGCGGCCCGCCCCGCCATCACGTATACGGAAAAATCATGGCGTGGGTGGCCGTCGACCGGGCCCTCCGTCTGTTCGGGCCCGCCAAGGAATGGGTCCGGCTGCGCGACCGAATATACCGCATGGTGCTCGAGTACGGCGTCGATGGCCGATCCGGTCATCTCAAGCTGGCCTTCGCCGATGCCGGCGCCGACGCCGCCTTGCTGATGATCCCTAAGCTGGATTTTCCCCTGCCGGACCGGATTCTGGAAGCCACCGTGGATGCAGTGGAAAATCAATTGAAACACGGAGATTACGTCTATCGCTACCGGAACGACGACGGTCTGTCGGGCAAGGAAGGCGCTTTTTTGATGTGCAGCTTCTGGCTAGTCGACGCGCTCCTGTTTCTGGGCCGGGAGACGCAGGCACGCGCCTTGTACGAACGCCTCCTCCGCTGCGGCAACGATCTGGGGCTCTACTCCGAGGAGATCGAACCGGACACGGAGGAGCTTCTCGGCAACTTCCCGCAGGCATTCACCCACCTGGCGCTGATCGAGAGCGCCGCCCATCTGGATCTGTACGCGCGCGGCGGCGCGGCCGCCCTCCGGGGCACCCAGGCCGACCGCGCCCGGCTGGACGTGGAGGCGACCGCAGGACTTAAAGCGCTTTGGGCGGCCTTCAAGAAGACCCGCCGGGTGGGACGCCTTCGATCCTCGCGGGCCTCCATCCTGTCCGAAACCCATGCCAAGTGTGGCGACAAACCGCAAATCGAATCCGATCTCAAACCCTGA
- a CDS encoding ABC transporter ATP-binding protein yields the protein MNESCVVCLERVWTLFGDTVVHRDINLSIRRGEIVGLVGASGSGKTILMHEMIGLKTPTCGHISILGEPLWERGVQRRQQLRNRCGVLFQGGALFSALNVFDNIAFPLRELGFFDEELIEHLVCMKLAMTGLEPRDAMHMPAELSGGMVKRAALARALIMEPELLFLDEPTSGLDPASSESFVDLLSCLHRELGFTVLMITHDLDTLRDLCTRVAVLADQRLIALGTLEEVLDCPHPFAREYFHGKRARRVFERRE from the coding sequence ATGAACGAAAGCTGCGTGGTTTGCCTGGAACGGGTATGGACGCTTTTCGGCGATACGGTGGTTCACCGGGATATCAATCTGTCGATCCGAAGAGGGGAAATCGTCGGGTTGGTGGGCGCATCGGGAAGCGGAAAAACCATCTTGATGCATGAAATGATCGGCCTCAAGACGCCCACCTGCGGACATATCTCGATTCTCGGCGAACCCTTGTGGGAGCGGGGCGTCCAACGCCGCCAGCAATTGCGCAACCGTTGCGGCGTGCTGTTTCAGGGCGGCGCCCTGTTCAGCGCGTTGAACGTTTTCGACAATATCGCTTTCCCCTTGCGGGAACTGGGTTTTTTCGACGAGGAATTGATCGAACATTTGGTCTGCATGAAATTGGCCATGACGGGGCTCGAGCCCCGCGACGCCATGCACATGCCGGCGGAATTGTCCGGCGGCATGGTGAAGCGCGCGGCGCTGGCGCGGGCCTTGATCATGGAACCCGAATTATTGTTTCTGGACGAACCGACCTCCGGGCTGGATCCGGCTTCGAGCGAATCCTTCGTCGATCTTCTGAGTTGCCTGCATCGAGAATTAGGGTTCACCGTCCTGATGATCACCCACGATCTGGATACCTTGCGCGATTTGTGTACCCGCGTGGCGGTATTGGCCGATCAACGATTGATCGCCTTGGGAACGCTGGAAGAGGTGCTCGATTGCCCGCACCCCTTCGCGCGGGAGTATTTCCACGGCAAACGCGCCCGGCGCGTTTTCGAGAGGAGGGAGTAA
- a CDS encoding patatin-like phospholipase family protein — protein sequence MPRRPDRHRPVTALVFAGGGSLGAVQVGMLKALVTEGVEADLASAAIPGVLPPVRIRGHCLIDGGVANHTPLSTAVDLGAKRVIVLPTGAPCTLERLPLGILEIVLHSLNLFTVQQLLKDAAYYRDKLEIIILPPLCPLSSSAYDFSVAGELIDRAANQTYAWLKQHGLSPAGIPPELAPHTHR from the coding sequence ATGCCTCGCCGTCCGGACCGGCATAGACCGGTTACAGCGCTGGTATTCGCCGGCGGCGGCAGCCTCGGCGCCGTTCAAGTCGGCATGCTCAAGGCTCTCGTGACCGAGGGGGTGGAAGCGGACCTGGCCAGCGCGGCCATTCCGGGCGTCCTGCCGCCCGTCCGCATCCGCGGTCATTGTCTCATCGATGGCGGAGTAGCCAACCACACCCCCTTATCCACCGCCGTTGATCTGGGAGCGAAACGGGTTATCGTACTGCCGACCGGTGCCCCTTGCACCCTGGAACGCTTGCCTCTAGGCATTCTCGAAATCGTCTTGCATTCCCTCAATCTGTTCACGGTGCAGCAATTGCTGAAAGACGCCGCCTATTATCGGGACAAATTGGAAATCATCATCCTTCCGCCGCTCTGCCCCCTCTCATCGAGTGCTTACGATTTTTCCGTCGCCGGCGAACTGATCGACCGAGCCGCGAATCAGACCTACGCTTGGCTGAAACAGCACGGTCTCAGTCCGGCCGGCATTCCGCCGGAACTTGCGCCCCATACCCATCGCTGA
- a CDS encoding cobalamin-independent methionine synthase II family protein → MPTSKPSPTLPTEPIGSVPRPPELIDAVKAFAAGRLGQRELDALIEVAVRDTVARFETTGSPVITDGEQGKPNFLGYPLEGLSNIAPDGIAIAFADGHQRRLPRLDEGPFRYARYADGYLKRAQKYARVPVKQAVISASALSLLYPEEGIADYPRERFLADLVDETATDVRRCLAQGAHRVQIDFTEGRLAVKLDPSGGLLRFFVELNNRVLARFTAEERKRIGIHTCPGGDRDSTHSADVDYAGLLPHLFELKADNFYIQLASEPDRESVLEIIAEHAKPDQRLFVGVIDPIDPRAESPETVRDRVLEAARHLPPERLGTTDDCGFSPFGDDTSTARDLAFEKIRARVEGTRLASAELNLK, encoded by the coding sequence ATGCCCACATCCAAGCCATCCCCGACGCTTCCCACCGAACCCATCGGCAGCGTGCCGCGCCCGCCGGAACTGATCGACGCCGTCAAAGCGTTTGCGGCGGGCCGCCTGGGTCAAAGGGAACTCGACGCCCTGATCGAAGTGGCGGTGCGCGACACGGTGGCGCGCTTCGAGACCACCGGATCGCCCGTAATCACCGACGGCGAACAGGGCAAACCCAACTTCCTCGGCTATCCCTTGGAAGGACTTTCCAACATCGCCCCCGACGGCATCGCCATCGCTTTCGCCGACGGCCATCAGCGCCGCCTCCCCCGCCTCGACGAAGGGCCATTTCGCTACGCAAGGTATGCCGACGGTTACTTGAAACGCGCGCAAAAATACGCCCGCGTGCCGGTCAAGCAGGCGGTCATCTCCGCCTCGGCCCTGAGCCTCCTCTATCCCGAGGAAGGCATTGCCGATTATCCCAGGGAGCGTTTTCTGGCGGACCTGGTGGACGAAACCGCCACCGACGTCCGCCGCTGCCTGGCGCAAGGCGCCCACCGGGTTCAGATCGATTTCACCGAAGGCCGCCTGGCGGTCAAGCTGGATCCGAGCGGCGGTTTGCTGCGCTTTTTCGTCGAGCTCAACAATCGCGTCCTGGCGCGTTTCACGGCGGAAGAACGCAAGCGCATCGGCATCCACACCTGTCCCGGCGGCGACCGGGACTCCACCCACAGCGCGGACGTGGATTATGCCGGCCTGCTACCCCATCTGTTCGAGCTCAAGGCGGACAATTTCTACATTCAACTGGCCAGCGAACCCGATCGCGAAAGCGTGCTCGAGATCATCGCCGAGCACGCCAAACCCGATCAACGCCTCTTCGTCGGGGTCATCGATCCCATCGATCCCCGGGCGGAATCCCCCGAAACCGTCCGCGACCGGGTGTTGGAAGCCGCGCGCCACCTTCCCCCGGAGCGTCTGGGCACCACCGACGACTGCGGGTTTTCCCCCTTCGGCGACGACACCTCCACCGCCAGGGATCTGGCTTTCGAAAAAATTCGCGCGCGTGTCGAAGGAACGCGATTAGCCTCTGCCGAACTGAATTTAAAATAG
- a CDS encoding DoxX family protein translates to MNALQSFLETSAGAKITHWIEKSIQYLARIPEALIAFVGRFSIAAVFWKSGQTKIEGFALDIFDGTFQLGWPHLSDTAVYLFREEYQLPFISPELAAPFAAFAEHLFPILLLFGLATRFSALALLVMTLVIQLFVYPGAYPTHGTWAAILLYLMARGGGLFSIDHWLAREAKAKKIGQTETP, encoded by the coding sequence ATGAACGCATTACAATCGTTTCTCGAAACCTCCGCCGGCGCAAAAATCACCCACTGGATCGAAAAGTCGATCCAATATTTGGCAAGGATCCCGGAAGCGCTGATCGCTTTCGTGGGACGGTTTTCCATCGCCGCGGTGTTCTGGAAATCCGGCCAGACCAAAATAGAGGGGTTTGCCCTGGACATCTTCGATGGCACTTTCCAGTTGGGCTGGCCGCATCTGTCGGACACGGCGGTGTACCTTTTCCGGGAAGAATATCAGCTCCCCTTTATCAGTCCGGAACTTGCCGCCCCCTTCGCCGCATTCGCCGAACATCTATTTCCTATCTTGCTTTTATTCGGCCTCGCAACCCGCTTCTCGGCCCTCGCCCTATTGGTGATGACGCTGGTCATCCAGCTATTCGTCTACCCAGGCGCCTACCCCACCCACGGAACCTGGGCGGCGATCCTCCTCTATCTGATGGCGCGCGGCGGTGGTCTGTTCTCGATCGATCATTGGCTCGCACGCGAGGCAAAAGCCAAGAAAATCGGCCAAACCGAAACGCCATAG
- a CDS encoding MlaE family ABC transporter permease, which produces MSNSSTAAKPLPDNPGIKCEDRKVMLSGAWNLRGLATELPRLRSRLKRYVRQTGLEWDLNGVDILDSAGAYVLWQVWGERFPEHLQIRAELVAVFDRWRKRQIPSVQDAPRRSRMLLRPLKRNLSAFTGQMIELLILLGQLIIDLGNVIPHPRDFPWRETSATLHDAGVRALGITALVGFLIGIVLSYLSALQLKNYGAQAFAVNIMGLGIIRELGPTLAAVLVAGRSGSAMTAQLGVMRVTQELDALAALGISASQRLILPNVVALMIGMPLLVVWTDAMALVGGAVAAKWELDFGYYQFFTRLPDVVPVSNLIIGLGKGAVFGLCIGLIASHFGLHTQPNTQSLGRETTHSVVTSITLVILIDALFAVVFDDVGMP; this is translated from the coding sequence ATGTCGAATTCATCGACCGCCGCAAAGCCGCTTCCGGACAATCCCGGGATCAAATGCGAGGATCGAAAGGTGATGCTTTCCGGCGCCTGGAATCTGCGCGGTTTGGCGACGGAACTGCCGAGATTGCGTTCGCGACTCAAACGCTACGTTCGCCAAACCGGATTAGAGTGGGACTTGAACGGGGTGGATATCCTGGACAGCGCCGGCGCCTACGTGCTCTGGCAAGTTTGGGGCGAGCGATTCCCCGAGCATCTTCAAATACGCGCCGAGCTCGTCGCGGTATTCGACCGCTGGCGGAAACGGCAAATCCCCTCCGTCCAGGACGCCCCGCGCCGATCCCGGATGCTGCTGAGGCCTCTCAAACGCAATCTTTCCGCCTTTACGGGACAAATGATCGAACTGCTGATTCTGCTGGGGCAATTGATAATCGACCTGGGTAACGTCATCCCCCATCCCCGCGATTTTCCCTGGCGGGAAACTTCCGCCACCCTTCACGACGCCGGCGTCCGAGCGTTGGGGATCACGGCGCTGGTGGGCTTTCTCATCGGCATCGTCCTCAGCTACCTGTCGGCGCTGCAATTGAAAAACTACGGCGCCCAGGCGTTCGCCGTCAATATTATGGGGCTCGGCATCATCCGCGAACTGGGACCGACGCTGGCGGCGGTACTGGTGGCGGGGCGCTCCGGCTCGGCGATGACCGCGCAATTGGGAGTGATGCGCGTGACCCAGGAATTGGACGCCCTCGCGGCGTTGGGTATCTCCGCCTCGCAGCGCCTGATCCTACCCAATGTGGTCGCCTTGATGATCGGGATGCCGCTTCTGGTGGTCTGGACCGATGCCATGGCGCTGGTGGGCGGGGCGGTCGCCGCCAAATGGGAGCTGGATTTCGGCTACTATCAATTCTTTACCCGCTTGCCCGACGTGGTGCCGGTTTCCAATTTGATCATCGGGCTGGGCAAGGGCGCGGTCTTCGGCTTGTGCATCGGACTGATCGCAAGCCACTTCGGATTGCATACCCAACCCAACACCCAAAGCTTGGGCCGAGAAACCACCCACTCGGTGGTCACCTCAATCACTCTGGTCATCCTGATCGACGCGCTGTTCGCGGTCGTCTTCGACGACGTGGGGATGCCATGA
- a CDS encoding MGH1-like glycoside hydrolase domain-containing protein, with protein sequence MRSAPVWGKSNRRGGAAWAVEAEHETLGRYHLYGADDARLLFTRNESNAERLWGVANAQPYVKDAFHRLVVEGERGAVDPEPAGTKFAAWHVLELDSGEAAEIDLVLAAERAEFPFEAADAVFEARRAEADAFYAALLPGEAPAEVRRIVRQALSGLIWNQQFYHYHVARWLDGDQMPPPKARKTGRNRHWRHLKAHDVISVPDCWEFPWFAAWDVAYQAMTSCVLDPNFAKRQIELLLKARYLHPNGHIPAYEWAFGDANPPLHAAAALKVFQIERERSGRADYDFLQRVLNKLLLNYAWWLNRKDSRHHDLFEGGFLGLDNISVYDRSKPLPPGYLLKQADATGWMAMFALNMTMMAVELAAAGRGYEEIAVQCYSQFLAVAKAIAGYNGDGIALWDADDHFFKDLILTPEGHWQRLDVYSWVGIIPLFACEILDTETLSRVPRFRELLYEHRGGMFDGHTICACPEHTNERGEHLLALADHTMLPGILRHLLNEEEFLSPYGIRSLSRLHAERRDLGSLPGIGEALIEYEPGESATPLFGGNSNWRGPVWFPTNFLLIEALEKFHRYLGEDLKVSAPALAGQPMTLHQVTGHLAERLVGLLRRDGNGSIPAYPPDSPLQHDPSWRDALLFHEYFHAETGRGLGASHQTGWTALVANLILKLHERQPT encoded by the coding sequence ATGCGGTCCGCCCCGGTTTGGGGCAAATCAAACCGCCGCGGGGGGGCGGCCTGGGCCGTCGAGGCCGAACACGAGACCTTGGGCCGTTATCACCTCTACGGCGCCGACGATGCGCGGCTATTGTTCACCCGCAACGAGAGCAACGCCGAACGGCTGTGGGGAGTGGCGAACGCGCAACCCTACGTCAAGGACGCGTTCCACCGCCTGGTGGTGGAAGGGGAGAGGGGCGCGGTCGATCCGGAGCCGGCAGGCACCAAGTTCGCCGCCTGGCATGTCTTGGAACTGGATTCCGGCGAAGCGGCGGAAATTGATCTGGTGCTGGCGGCGGAGCGGGCGGAATTCCCCTTCGAGGCCGCCGATGCGGTGTTCGAGGCGCGCCGGGCCGAGGCCGACGCTTTCTACGCGGCTCTGTTGCCCGGCGAGGCCCCCGCCGAAGTCCGGCGAATAGTGCGCCAAGCCCTTTCCGGCCTGATCTGGAACCAGCAGTTTTATCATTACCACGTGGCGCGCTGGCTGGACGGCGACCAAATGCCGCCGCCAAAGGCGCGCAAGACGGGCCGCAATCGCCACTGGCGCCATCTCAAGGCGCACGATGTCATTTCGGTGCCGGATTGCTGGGAGTTTCCCTGGTTCGCCGCCTGGGACGTGGCCTATCAGGCGATGACTTCCTGCGTGCTCGATCCAAATTTCGCCAAGCGGCAAATCGAGTTGCTGCTGAAGGCGCGCTATCTGCACCCCAACGGCCACATCCCCGCCTACGAATGGGCGTTCGGCGACGCCAATCCTCCGCTGCACGCCGCCGCCGCGTTGAAGGTTTTCCAAATCGAACGGGAGCGAAGCGGCCGGGCCGACTACGATTTTCTCCAGCGCGTCCTCAATAAGCTGCTGCTCAACTACGCCTGGTGGCTGAACCGCAAGGACAGCCGTCATCACGATCTGTTCGAGGGCGGTTTTCTGGGGCTCGACAACATTTCCGTCTATGATCGTTCCAAGCCTCTGCCGCCCGGTTACCTGCTCAAGCAGGCCGACGCCACCGGCTGGATGGCCATGTTCGCCCTCAACATGACCATGATGGCGGTGGAACTGGCCGCCGCCGGGCGCGGCTACGAGGAGATCGCCGTTCAGTGCTACAGCCAATTCCTCGCCGTCGCCAAGGCCATTGCGGGTTATAACGGTGACGGCATAGCCCTCTGGGATGCCGACGATCATTTCTTCAAGGATTTGATCCTGACCCCCGAGGGGCATTGGCAACGGCTGGATGTGTACTCGTGGGTGGGGATCATTCCCCTGTTCGCGTGCGAAATCCTGGATACCGAGACCCTGAGCCGCGTGCCCCGTTTCCGCGAGCTGCTGTATGAGCACCGCGGCGGTATGTTCGACGGTCACACCATCTGCGCCTGTCCGGAACACACCAACGAACGGGGCGAGCATCTCCTGGCGCTGGCCGATCATACCATGCTGCCCGGCATTCTGCGCCACCTCTTGAACGAGGAGGAATTTCTGTCGCCTTACGGAATCCGCAGTCTCAGCCGACTCCATGCCGAGCGCCGCGATCTGGGCTCGCTGCCGGGCATCGGCGAAGCACTCATCGAATACGAGCCGGGAGAATCCGCGACTCCCTTGTTCGGCGGCAACTCCAACTGGCGGGGGCCGGTGTGGTTTCCCACCAACTTCCTGTTGATCGAAGCGCTGGAAAAATTCCACCGCTACCTGGGGGAGGACTTGAAGGTTTCCGCCCCCGCCCTGGCCGGGCAACCCATGACCTTGCACCAAGTGACCGGTCATTTGGCCGAACGTTTGGTCGGCCTCCTGCGCCGCGACGGAAATGGATCGATTCCGGCCTATCCTCCGGACAGCCCGTTGCAGCACGATCCGAGCTGGCGGGACGCACTGTTGTTTCACGAATATTTTCACGCGGAGACAGGTAGGGGCCTGGGCGCCTCCCATCAGACCGGTTGGACCGCCCTGGTGGCCAATCTGATTTTGAAGCTCCACGAAAGACAACCAACCTGA